The genomic stretch CTGTTGCTGCCGGTTGCCGCCGCCTATGGCTGGTATATGGGGCGCAGGAGTGCACAGCAGGACAAACAGGACGAAACCAATCGCCTGTCGCGCGATTATGTCACCGGGGTGAACTTTCTGCTGTCTAACCAGCAGGATAAAGCAGTCGAGTTGTTTCTCGACATGCTCAAAGATGACAGCAATACCTTTGAGGCTCACCTGACGCTAGGCAACCTGTTTCGCTCGCGTGGCGAGGTCGACAGGGCTATTCGTATCCATCAGGCGCTCACTGAAAGCGCGTCCCTCAGTTTTGAACAACGTTTGCTGGCGGTACAACAACTGGGGCGTGACTACATGGTGGCGGGGTTGTACGACCGCGCCGAAGAGATTTTTAAGCAACTGGTGGATGAAGAGGACTTTCGCGTCAGCGCCTTGCAGCAACTGCTGCAGATCCATCAGTCTACCAGCGACTGGCCAAACGCTATCGACACCGCTGAAAAGCTGGTGAAATTGGGCAAAACGCAATTTCGCAGTGAAATCGCTCACTTCTACTGTGAACAGTCGCTACAGGCGATGGGCAGCGATGATCTTGATAAAGCCCTGGCGATGTTGAAAAAGGCATCGGCGGCGGATAGTCAATGCGCGCGCGTGTCCATCATGCTGGGGCGCATTTATATGGCGCAGCAGAATTACGCTCAGGCTGTCACATTACTGCAGCAGGTTCTGGAGCAGGATACCGAACTGGTCAGTGAAACCCTGCCGATGTTGCAGGAGTGCTACCGCCACCTGCAACAACCTGAAGGGTGGGCGGCATTTCTGCGTCGTTGTGTTGAAGAGAAAAGCGGCTCTACGGCAGACCTGATGATGGCCGATGTGCTGGAACAGTATGAAAGCACCGAGTCGGCACAGACTTACGTCACGCGCCAGTTGCAGCGCCATCCCACGATGCGGGTGTTCCACCGGCTGATTGACTACCATTTGCGTGAAGCGGAAGATGGCCGAGCCAAAGAAAGCCTGCTGGTGCTGCGTAATATGGTTGGCGAACAAATCCAGGCCAAACCACGCTATCGTTGCCATAAATGCGGTTTTACCTCGCAATCACTCTACTGGCATTGTCCTTCCTGCCGTACCTGGGCCAGTGTTAAACCGATTCGTGGGCTGGACGGGGAGTAAGCCGTCCGGCCATTCTGTTCCCCAACCGTTATCCCCGCGCTGCCAGAACGGGCCGCCACGTTAGGCCGTCATTTCCTTCCTACTGTACCATGCCTCTTAGTTACAACATACTAATGGCCTGTAAGCGCTACGCTGGGTTAAGCATCGGCGCGGTTTGGCATTTAGGAGCAGGGGCGGGTAGAATGCGCGCCATAAAATGATTCACTCACTCAGGCTTAACGACGGGAGCATACCAGTGAACAGCCCAATCATCTCTTCGAATACGACGCCTTCGCATATCACGGCTTCAGGCTCTCCGATTATTGTGGCGCTGGATTACGCCGATCAGCATGCCGCCTATGCGTTTGTCGACCGTATCGATCCACGTGACTGTCGGCTGAAGGTCGGCAAAGAGATGTTCACGCTGTTCGGGCCGCAGTTGGTCAACGATTTACAACAGCGTGGTTTTGAGGTGTTTCTCGATCTTAAGTTTCACGATATTCCCAATACCACGGCCAGGGCTGTAGCCGCTGCGGCAGAGTTGGGAGTATGGATGGTGAATGTCCACGCCAGCGGCGGGGCTCGTATGATGGAGGCTGCCCGTGAGGCGCTGGTGCCGTTTGGGAGCAACGCGCCGTTACTGATTGCGGTGACGGTACTGACCAGCATGGATGACGCGGACTTGCAGGGACTGGGGATTACGCTCTCTCCGGCCGAGCAGGCAGAAAAACTGGCGCGGTTGACCCAGCAGTGCGGTCTGGATGGGGTGGTGTGTTCTGCTCATGAAGCCGTGCGGCTCAAGCAGGTGTGCGGTGCGGATTTCCGGCTGGTGACCCCAGGTATTCGCCCGTCGGGCAGCGATGCTGGCGATCAGCGTCGGATTATGACGCCGCAGCAGGCACAACACGCCGGTGTGGATTACATGGTGATTGGCCGTCCTATTACCCAGTCCGCTGATCCGGCGCTGACCCTGAAAACGATTTTGGCTTCGCTGGGAGAGAAATAATGCGCGACGATAACAGCCGGTTGGTGTACTCCACCGACACCGGGCGTATTGATGAACCCGAGCAGAAAGCGGCCCGTCCGAAAGGCGACGGCATTGTGCGTATTCAACGCCAGACCAGTGGGCGCAAAGGTAAGGGCGTTTGCCTGATTACCGGTATTGACCTGGATGACACAGCGCTGGACGTGCTGGCAGCTGAGCTGAAAAAGAAGTGTGGCTGTGGCGGCTCGGTCAAAGACGGGGTGATCGAAATTCAGGGCGACAAACGTGATCAGCTCAAGCAGTTGCTGGAAGCGAAAGGGATGAAGGTCAAGCTGGCTGGAGGGTAACCTGCCCTGTGCCGCGACAGGCATCGATAACCGCATGAAAATAGCAGTATGAACATAGCAGTATAAAAACACACAGGCTCCCTTGGGAGCCTGTTTGCTATGCGGGGTGGTTATCGCGTCGTCTGGTGACCGATAATGCCGCCTACCGCCGCGCCACCTACCGTGCCGAGTGCGCTGCCGTTGGTTAATACCGCGCCGCCGACTGCGCCAATCCCCGCACCGATGGCGGTATTCCGTTGCCGTTTATTCATACCGGCGCAGCCTGCCAGTGTGCTGACGATCACCATAGCCAGAACGGTAGTTGTGAATTTTTTATTGATTTGCATGGTTCTTCTCCGGTTGTTCACCTTTCACGACAGTGCGTTATCACGGCCATGAATAATGTTATTGTCGTGGCAAGGGGCGTTATGACAGTGCGCGATGACTTGCCGTGACGTGCTGTGTCTATCTGGCTGCCAGTATAATTATCGGCAGAGGGCGTAACAGGTGAAAAACTCTTAATTCACAGTAGTCTGGCGGCGATGGCGACAATACGACCTGCTTTCTGGCTCGCGTTCGGTGTCGGCGTGATCCCTTTCCCGTTTTCCCAGCAGAACACAGCCTGCTTTTCAGCCATTCAGCCCATACCTGTGCCGGTAGCCCAACGTGAGAATAGGGCAAACCACACAGGAGGGCGGATGATGTTGGAAGAACTTAAAATTCAGGTGCTTGAAGCTAATCTGGCTTTACCCCGGCATCAACTGGTGACCTTCACCTGGGGAAACGTGAGCGCGGTGGATCGTGAGCGCGGTCTGATGGTGATCAAACCCTCAGGTGTCGAGTACGACGTGATGACCGCCCAAGACATGGTCGTCGTCGAACTGGAAAGCGGCCGGGTGGTGGAAGGGCAGCGTAAACCCTCGTCTGACACCGATACCCACCGCGTGTTATATCTGGCTTTCTCATCGTTGGGCGGAATTGTCCATACCCACTCGCGGCATGCCACTATCTGGTCACAGGCGGGCAAAGATTTACCGCCGTGGGGGACCACTCACGCCGATTATTTCTATGGGCCTATTCCCTGCACCCGATTGATGACCGAGGCGGAAATCAACGGGCGTTATGAGTGGGAAACCGGGCAGGTCATTGTCGAGACGTTTCGTGAACGCGGCCTGTCACCACAGGATATTCCAGCGGTGCTGGTCAATGCCCATGGCCCGTTTGCCTGGGGAGCGGATGCGCATAACGCGGTGCACAATGCCGTGGTGCTGGAAGAAATTGCTTACATGGGGATTTTCTCGCGCCAACTGACCCCAACGTTGGAACCGATGCAATCCACATTGTTGGATAAGCATTACCTGCGTAAACACGGCAAGAACGCTTACTACGGGCAGTGATTCGCAACAGCGCCAGTAGTCATGCACTGGCTGCCTTGCCGCCAGGTTTTATTTACCTCACGCATTGGAGGGACAGGCAGCATGCCCTCCATTGCGAAATAAACAAAATAACGATCCTATAAAATAGAAACATCGTTTTATTTGTTTGCCAATGATCACTTTTCTCTCATCATTAAACGACTACCTTCAGCACTGAGAAGTGTGGTGTGCGTGTCCTCCCGGTTGTTTTCTTCGTTGCCAATGGTGGTGATGTTGTACCGGGATAGGACACTCGCCCTGCTTCGGGTGGGCTGAACAGGCGTCATCACCTCATGCATGCGCAGTCCAGGCGGTAGGTGCGGGTCATGGTGATATGTTTGTCTTGCTCATGGTTTCTGTCCCTTTTTTCAGGCAATGAATCCTATGCATATCAAACGTTCTATTGAAAAGATTCCGGGTGGCATGATGCTGGTGCCGCTGTTTCTTGGCGCGTTGTGTCATACCTTTGCGCCGGGTGCTGGCAAGTATTTCGGGTCGTTTACCAACGGTTTGATCAGCGGCACGGTGCCGATTCTGGCGGTGTGGTTTTTCTGCATGGGGGCATCGATTCGGCTGAGTGCCACCGGAACGGTATTGCGTAAATCCGGCACGTTGGTGGTAACGAAAATTGCCGTAGCCTGGGTGGTGGCCGCGGTTGCGTCACGTCTGCTGCCGGAGCATGGGGTGGAAGCCGGCTTTTTTGCCGGGTTATCCACTCTGGCGCTGGTGGCGGCGATGGACATGACCAATGGCGGGTTGTATGCGTCCATCATGCAGCAATATGGCACCAAAGAAGAATCCGGCGCATTCGTGTTGATGTCGCTGGAGTCTGGCCCTCTGATGACGATGGTGATCCTCGGTACCGCCGGTATTGCCTCGTTTGAGCCGCATGTCTTTGTCGGTGCGGTATTGCCGTTTCTGGTGGGGTTTGTTCTGGGGAATCTGGATCCGGAATTGCGTGAATTTTTCAGCCGTTCGGTGCAGACGCTCATTCCTTTTTTTGCTTTCGCGCTGGGCAATACCATTGATTTGAGCGTTATCGGTCAGACCGGGTTCCTGGGCGTTATGTTAGGTGTTGCGGTGATCATCATTACCGGTATCCCGTTGATGGTGGCGGACAAGGTGCTGGGCGGGGGTGACGGTACCGCAGGGATTGCCGCGTCCAGTTCGGCAGGGGCGGCGGTGGCGACACCGGTGCTGATTGCGGAAATGGTTCCGGCGTTTAAACCAGTGGCACCGGCGGCCACGACACTGGTGGCGACGTCGGTGATTGTGACGTCGGTTCTGGTACCGATCATCACCGCGATGTGGTCAAAACATGTCAAAGGTGGCGATGGTACCGTCGAGCAAGAAGAAGGAACGCCGGAGCAAGAACAATCGCAACAGGCCGCACATCACTAAATAACGCTTAACGACATGACGTTTCACTAAATGGCGCTCACGCCCTC from Dickeya zeae NCPPB 2538 encodes the following:
- the lapB gene encoding lipopolysaccharide assembly protein LapB, giving the protein MLELLFLLLPVAAAYGWYMGRRSAQQDKQDETNRLSRDYVTGVNFLLSNQQDKAVELFLDMLKDDSNTFEAHLTLGNLFRSRGEVDRAIRIHQALTESASLSFEQRLLAVQQLGRDYMVAGLYDRAEEIFKQLVDEEDFRVSALQQLLQIHQSTSDWPNAIDTAEKLVKLGKTQFRSEIAHFYCEQSLQAMGSDDLDKALAMLKKASAADSQCARVSIMLGRIYMAQQNYAQAVTLLQQVLEQDTELVSETLPMLQECYRHLQQPEGWAAFLRRCVEEKSGSTADLMMADVLEQYESTESAQTYVTRQLQRHPTMRVFHRLIDYHLREAEDGRAKESLLVLRNMVGEQIQAKPRYRCHKCGFTSQSLYWHCPSCRTWASVKPIRGLDGE
- the pyrF gene encoding orotidine-5'-phosphate decarboxylase, whose translation is MNSPIISSNTTPSHITASGSPIIVALDYADQHAAYAFVDRIDPRDCRLKVGKEMFTLFGPQLVNDLQQRGFEVFLDLKFHDIPNTTARAVAAAAELGVWMVNVHASGGARMMEAAREALVPFGSNAPLLIAVTVLTSMDDADLQGLGITLSPAEQAEKLARLTQQCGLDGVVCSAHEAVRLKQVCGADFRLVTPGIRPSGSDAGDQRRIMTPQQAQHAGVDYMVIGRPITQSADPALTLKTILASLGEK
- the yciH gene encoding stress response translation initiation inhibitor YciH; its protein translation is MRDDNSRLVYSTDTGRIDEPEQKAARPKGDGIVRIQRQTSGRKGKGVCLITGIDLDDTALDVLAAELKKKCGCGGSVKDGVIEIQGDKRDQLKQLLEAKGMKVKLAGG
- the osmB gene encoding osmotically-inducible lipoprotein OsmB, translating into MQINKKFTTTVLAMVIVSTLAGCAGMNKRQRNTAIGAGIGAVGGAVLTNGSALGTVGGAAVGGIIGHQTTR
- the araD gene encoding L-ribulose-5-phosphate 4-epimerase — translated: MLEELKIQVLEANLALPRHQLVTFTWGNVSAVDRERGLMVIKPSGVEYDVMTAQDMVVVELESGRVVEGQRKPSSDTDTHRVLYLAFSSLGGIVHTHSRHATIWSQAGKDLPPWGTTHADYFYGPIPCTRLMTEAEINGRYEWETGQVIVETFRERGLSPQDIPAVLVNAHGPFAWGADAHNAVHNAVVLEEIAYMGIFSRQLTPTLEPMQSTLLDKHYLRKHGKNAYYGQ
- the kdgT gene encoding 2-keto-3-deoxygluconate transporter, with translation MHIKRSIEKIPGGMMLVPLFLGALCHTFAPGAGKYFGSFTNGLISGTVPILAVWFFCMGASIRLSATGTVLRKSGTLVVTKIAVAWVVAAVASRLLPEHGVEAGFFAGLSTLALVAAMDMTNGGLYASIMQQYGTKEESGAFVLMSLESGPLMTMVILGTAGIASFEPHVFVGAVLPFLVGFVLGNLDPELREFFSRSVQTLIPFFAFALGNTIDLSVIGQTGFLGVMLGVAVIIITGIPLMVADKVLGGGDGTAGIAASSSAGAAVATPVLIAEMVPAFKPVAPAATTLVATSVIVTSVLVPIITAMWSKHVKGGDGTVEQEEGTPEQEQSQQAAHH